One Paenibacillus riograndensis SBR5 DNA segment encodes these proteins:
- the mmsB gene encoding multiple monosaccharide ABC transporter permease — MGAISEIFKKNIRQYGMIIALIFISVFFQILTDGILLKPLNVTNLILQNSYILVLAIGMVLVIITGHIDLSVGSVAAFIGALSAIMMVDMQMNPVLAVILSLLMGALVGAWQGFWVAYIKIPAFIVTLAGMLLFRGLTMIVLNGQSIAPFPKSFQKISSGFIPDLSGGSSLNVLTLIVGVVLSLLVVYQEFRNRKISVKYGFEQSSVWLSVAKAAALVIVINLFTMVLAQYNGIPNILVILLVLIVIYSFVMNHMTMGRHIYALGGNEKAASLSGVKTKRVTFWVFVNMGVLAALSGLVFAARLNSATPKAGTNFELDAIAACFIGGASASGGIGTVVGAIIGGLVMGVMNNGMSLVGLGVDWQQGIKGLVLLLAVGFDIYNKSKTA; from the coding sequence ATGGGAGCAATAAGCGAAATTTTTAAAAAGAATATCCGCCAATACGGCATGATCATTGCTCTGATTTTTATCTCGGTTTTCTTTCAAATTCTTACAGACGGTATTCTGCTCAAGCCGCTAAATGTAACCAACCTGATCCTGCAGAACAGCTATATTCTGGTGCTGGCGATCGGGATGGTGCTGGTGATCATCACGGGGCATATCGATCTTTCAGTCGGTTCGGTAGCCGCTTTTATCGGGGCGCTGTCAGCGATTATGATGGTGGATATGCAGATGAATCCGGTGCTGGCGGTCATTCTCTCATTGCTGATGGGTGCGCTGGTTGGAGCCTGGCAGGGCTTCTGGGTGGCCTATATCAAAATCCCCGCCTTCATCGTGACCCTGGCCGGCATGCTGCTGTTCCGCGGGCTGACGATGATTGTGCTGAACGGGCAATCCATCGCGCCTTTTCCTAAAAGCTTTCAAAAAATCAGCTCCGGCTTTATCCCGGATCTCTCCGGCGGCAGCTCGCTGAATGTACTGACATTGATTGTGGGGGTTGTGCTGTCCCTGCTGGTCGTGTACCAGGAATTCCGCAACCGTAAAATTTCCGTGAAATACGGTTTCGAGCAATCCTCCGTCTGGCTGTCCGTTGCCAAGGCTGCGGCGCTGGTGATCGTCATCAACTTGTTCACAATGGTACTTGCCCAATATAACGGGATTCCGAACATCCTGGTCATCCTGCTGGTGCTGATTGTCATTTATTCCTTTGTCATGAATCATATGACGATGGGGCGGCATATCTATGCTCTGGGCGGCAACGAAAAAGCAGCCAGCCTCTCCGGCGTCAAAACCAAACGCGTCACCTTCTGGGTTTTCGTCAACATGGGTGTGCTTGCTGCGCTGTCCGGTCTGGTGTTCGCGGCACGTCTGAACTCGGCAACCCCCAAAGCAGGCACCAACTTCGAGCTGGATGCCATCGCCGCCTGCTTCATCGGAGGCGCTTCCGCGTCCGGCGGGATAGGCACTGTAGTCGGCGCTATCATCGGCGGTCTGGTCATGGGCGTCATGAACAACGGCATGTCCCTCGTCGGCCTCGGGGTCGATTGGCAGCAGGGCATCAAGGGCCTGGTGCTGCTGCTGGCAGTAGGCTTTGACATTTACAACAAGTCGAAGACGGCGTAA
- a CDS encoding MarR family winged helix-turn-helix transcriptional regulator, whose protein sequence is MSSASNNNKPALKPAVSACTCINLRRSSMAVTALYDRYLTPSGLNISQFSLLKHLTVLGPVSVSELALEMRLDRTTIVRNLKALEQCGYVQDTSVAGSRNRCLTLTESGRAAYNDAAELWEEAQRFLQASLGEEDLQMLTTLLFKIENLS, encoded by the coding sequence ATGTCATCGGCAAGTAATAACAATAAACCTGCTCTTAAGCCGGCGGTCTCCGCCTGTACCTGTATTAATCTGCGCCGATCCTCGATGGCTGTAACCGCGTTGTATGACCGGTATCTGACTCCGAGTGGCCTTAATATCAGCCAGTTCTCGCTGCTCAAGCATCTAACTGTGCTGGGACCGGTAAGCGTTAGCGAACTGGCGCTGGAAATGCGGCTCGACCGGACCACGATTGTACGCAATCTGAAGGCGCTGGAGCAATGCGGGTATGTGCAGGATACATCCGTTGCAGGCAGCCGTAACCGTTGTCTTACTCTGACAGAGAGTGGCAGAGCGGCATACAACGACGCAGCAGAGCTATGGGAGGAGGCGCAGCGTTTTTTGCAGGCTTCACTGGGGGAAGAGGATTTGCAGATGCTGACAACACTTTTATTCAAAATCGAAAATTTGAGCTAA
- a CDS encoding BlaI/MecI/CopY family transcriptional regulator encodes MSKIQKLSDTELELMEAIWVCTPPVTSTELLNMFAQKGRDWKAQTISTFLSRLVDKGVLTVTRHGRLNKYVPSISPEEYKLIEAQHVLDGLYQGSVKNLISAMYDGDKLSDQDIDELKQWFSEK; translated from the coding sequence GTGAGCAAGATTCAAAAGTTATCGGATACAGAATTAGAGTTAATGGAAGCCATTTGGGTGTGTACTCCCCCTGTAACTTCGACGGAGCTGCTGAATATGTTTGCGCAAAAGGGAAGGGACTGGAAAGCCCAGACCATATCCACGTTTCTGTCACGGTTAGTGGATAAAGGGGTGCTGACTGTCACCAGGCATGGCCGCCTGAACAAATATGTGCCCAGCATTTCGCCTGAAGAGTATAAGCTGATTGAAGCTCAGCATGTCCTGGACGGGTTGTATCAGGGTTCCGTTAAGAATCTGATATCCGCAATGTATGACGGTGACAAGCTTTCGGATCAGGATATAGACGAGTTGAAGCAATGGTTCTCAGAAAAGTAG
- a CDS encoding M56 family metallopeptidase, translating into MMMNTILEILFSLTVAGSIVTASIHALRVLSTDHFSAKWRYRLTKMAVALYLLPIAFVIPWLSQFTASSMAADVHSLQPRSASFVSEPFLPAVTISANTAYVLLGIWAAGGICFAAWQLYVYRRFIKELERTRTIVPENSETAILLKNLKEKLGLKRNVRLAYSPLARSPFLAGLWKPSVYLPIESGAGLDMDMVLHHELIHLKRNDLWTKALTLGVSALHWFNPLAHTVRKEIHIWSELSCDQEVVKEMSHAERKRYGGTLLNVMAGARGLPEQFCASLSGDGKQLKRRLTHMLNVKKLQRQTIFLSVTAVLLIAGISTSAAAWASKVTPQVAASTEEYPTEAAKPAASAGNITSGTVDPESVPAQVQEGSVARPLPELQDVPAGSVFVRLQEGSAELKAVPAESASMQAQQMSAAEAQQMSAAEAQQMSAAEAQQVLTAQPVPELEAVHAESAPAPSQVLQPTAVPSEQK; encoded by the coding sequence ATGATGATGAACACCATACTTGAAATTCTCTTCTCCCTGACCGTTGCCGGAAGTATAGTTACAGCCAGTATCCATGCACTGCGGGTGCTGTCCACCGATCATTTTTCAGCAAAATGGCGCTACCGGCTCACGAAGATGGCTGTGGCATTGTATCTGTTACCTATAGCTTTTGTAATTCCCTGGTTATCACAGTTCACCGCGTCAAGCATGGCTGCAGACGTACATAGTTTACAGCCCAGGTCTGCAAGTTTCGTATCAGAACCGTTCCTGCCTGCTGTGACCATTTCAGCTAACACTGCCTATGTTCTCCTGGGTATATGGGCAGCAGGGGGGATCTGTTTTGCTGCCTGGCAATTGTACGTTTACCGCAGATTTATAAAAGAACTCGAACGCACACGCACCATTGTACCGGAGAATAGTGAGACAGCTATCCTGCTGAAGAACCTCAAGGAGAAGCTTGGCCTTAAAAGAAACGTCAGGCTTGCGTACAGTCCCTTGGCACGCAGTCCCTTTCTTGCAGGTCTATGGAAACCATCAGTCTACCTGCCAATAGAGAGCGGTGCAGGTCTGGACATGGACATGGTGCTCCATCATGAACTGATTCATCTGAAGCGGAATGATCTATGGACCAAGGCATTAACGCTGGGAGTCAGTGCCCTGCATTGGTTCAACCCGCTGGCACACACGGTCCGTAAGGAAATTCATATCTGGAGTGAGCTGTCCTGTGATCAGGAGGTTGTCAAAGAGATGTCCCACGCGGAGCGGAAGCGCTATGGCGGGACCCTTCTGAACGTAATGGCAGGCGCTAGGGGGCTGCCCGAACAGTTCTGCGCCTCTTTATCCGGTGACGGCAAACAATTAAAAAGGAGATTAACACATATGCTTAATGTGAAGAAACTGCAAAGACAAACCATCTTTTTATCAGTGACGGCAGTACTATTAATTGCTGGGATTAGTACATCAGCTGCAGCATGGGCTTCAAAGGTTACTCCGCAAGTAGCTGCCAGTACAGAGGAATATCCTACTGAAGCAGCAAAACCTGCCGCTTCTGCAGGAAATATAACATCCGGCACAGTGGACCCCGAAAGTGTCCCCGCGCAAGTACAGGAAGGGTCAGTTGCACGGCCTCTTCCGGAACTTCAAGACGTACCCGCCGGAAGTGTATTCGTACGACTTCAGGAAGGGTCAGCGGAACTTAAAGCCGTACCCGCTGAAAGTGCCTCCATGCAAGCTCAGCAAATGTCAGCGGCCGAAGCCCAGCAAATGTCAGCGGCGGAAGCCCAGCAAATGTCAGCGGCGGAAGCCCAGCAAGTGTTAACTGCACAGCCTGTACCGGAACTTGAAGCTGTTCACGCTGAAAGTGCCCCGGCGCCATCGCAGGTCTTGCAACCTACGGCTGTCCCATCGGAACAGAAATAA
- a CDS encoding pyridoxamine 5'-phosphate oxidase family protein: protein MSTLDKSHQEAVETVRELIKGIDTAMFTTISEEGLVFRPMKTQEVEFDGDLWFMTKKDTSKFGEIIHDPRVNVVYADKSYVSIRGTAKIVEDLEKKKEFWSAGYNTFLKTTYNDPDVILIQVHAEAAEYWKSGNLAEMATYMFKRITHQDTEKSDLNKTIELE from the coding sequence ATGTCAACTTTGGACAAAAGTCATCAGGAAGCTGTCGAGACGGTTCGGGAACTTATCAAAGGTATTGATACTGCGATGTTCACAACGATCTCGGAAGAAGGTCTGGTATTCCGTCCAATGAAGACTCAGGAGGTTGAGTTTGACGGAGACCTGTGGTTTATGACGAAGAAGGACACCAGCAAGTTCGGGGAAATTATCCATGATCCGAGGGTTAATGTTGTGTACGCCGACAAGTCCTATGTCTCTATCCGCGGAACCGCTAAGATTGTGGAGGATCTGGAGAAGAAGAAAGAATTTTGGAGTGCAGGGTATAACACGTTCCTGAAGACAACCTATAATGACCCGGACGTGATCCTGATTCAGGTTCATGCTGAGGCTGCAGAATATTGGAAGAGCGGTAACCTGGCTGAAATGGCGACTTACATGTTCAAACGGATCACCCATCAGGATACGGAGAAGTCGGATCTTAACAAGACGATTGAATTAGAATAA
- a CDS encoding TetR/AcrR family transcriptional regulator encodes MAGVLPPNPNDPRVIRTRQLILDAFVRQLNVMDFNSITVGDITKAATINRATFYAHFQDKYALFEAFLLDAFTNLVLNKIDTEGPLTEKTLQELIVALCNYHETSHRCFKRYDSVALLLEENIKVHLEKLVLQLISSSDATTDSNSLATAATLLSWSLYGVTYRWNLEGRSESASELAERVMPLITGGFRMFKPQVSYSE; translated from the coding sequence ATGGCTGGCGTACTTCCCCCCAACCCGAACGACCCGCGTGTCATCCGGACCCGTCAATTAATTCTGGACGCCTTCGTCCGGCAATTGAATGTTATGGACTTCAACTCCATAACCGTCGGAGACATTACCAAGGCAGCCACCATTAACCGGGCGACCTTTTATGCTCATTTCCAGGATAAATATGCGCTGTTTGAAGCCTTTTTACTAGACGCCTTCACGAACTTGGTCCTTAATAAAATCGATACGGAAGGACCGTTGACAGAGAAGACGCTTCAGGAGCTTATCGTTGCATTATGTAATTATCATGAAACCAGCCACCGCTGTTTCAAAAGATATGATTCTGTCGCTCTCCTGCTTGAAGAGAATATAAAGGTGCATCTCGAAAAACTTGTCCTTCAGTTGATCTCCAGCTCAGACGCGACTACAGATTCCAACTCGCTTGCAACTGCAGCCACCCTGCTAAGCTGGTCTTTATATGGAGTAACCTACCGCTGGAATCTGGAAGGAAGATCGGAGTCTGCCTCCGAACTGGCGGAACGGGTAATGCCGCTGATCACGGGCGGCTTCCGCATGTTCAAGCCCCAAGTCTCTTATTCCGAATAA
- a CDS encoding NADH:flavin oxidoreductase, which produces MTKPQEQIYSLETLFEPYTIHRLTIPNRIVMSPMARAFSPEGVPGEDMAAYYRRRAENGVGLIITVGMIDHPAATSDPGLANIFGEAAMNGWREVIRQVHEAGGRIVPQLSHMGMIRPMGSQPYPDAPSIGPSGLDMQGNKISEPMTEEEIARVIRAYADAAVNAQQAGFDGIELSGGHGLLIDQFFWEKTNQRTDRYGGDFLKRTRFAAEVVQAVRAAVGPDYPISIRLSQWKMGDYTAKLVDTPEQLEQFLNVLVQAGVDIFHISTRRFWDPEFAGSELGFAGWVKKLTGKTTIAVGSVGMDNDPAEGEETDHQGMEELLKRLDNQEFDLVAVGRALLGDPSWAKKIREGRPEEIQAFTPDAAAKLY; this is translated from the coding sequence ATGACCAAACCACAGGAGCAAATCTATTCCCTGGAGACCTTATTTGAACCGTATACGATTCACCGATTAACTATACCTAACCGGATTGTAATGTCGCCGATGGCGCGTGCTTTTTCACCGGAGGGAGTGCCGGGTGAGGATATGGCAGCTTATTACCGCCGCCGTGCCGAGAATGGGGTGGGGCTTATCATCACCGTAGGGATGATTGACCATCCGGCTGCAACCAGTGACCCTGGACTTGCAAATATCTTTGGAGAAGCTGCTATGAACGGCTGGCGTGAAGTGATCCGGCAGGTTCATGAGGCCGGCGGGAGGATTGTACCGCAATTGTCGCATATGGGAATGATTCGCCCCATGGGTTCCCAGCCTTACCCGGATGCTCCATCGATTGGGCCATCGGGACTCGATATGCAGGGGAACAAGATAAGCGAGCCGATGACGGAGGAAGAAATAGCAAGGGTCATTCGGGCTTATGCCGATGCCGCAGTGAATGCACAGCAGGCTGGCTTCGACGGGATAGAGCTTTCCGGCGGCCACGGCTTATTGATTGACCAATTCTTCTGGGAAAAAACCAATCAGCGGACGGACCGCTATGGCGGCGATTTCCTGAAGCGTACCCGGTTTGCAGCCGAAGTTGTCCAGGCGGTCCGCGCTGCAGTCGGCCCGGATTATCCGATTTCCATCCGGTTATCCCAGTGGAAAATGGGGGATTACACAGCGAAGCTGGTGGATACACCGGAGCAGCTGGAGCAATTCCTGAATGTACTGGTACAGGCAGGGGTGGATATCTTCCATATCTCGACCCGCCGGTTCTGGGACCCGGAATTCGCAGGCTCGGAGCTGGGTTTTGCCGGATGGGTGAAGAAGCTCACCGGGAAGACAACGATTGCTGTTGGTTCCGTAGGCATGGACAATGATCCCGCTGAAGGGGAGGAAACGGATCACCAGGGAATGGAGGAACTGCTGAAGCGGCTGGATAACCAGGAGTTTGATCTGGTAGCGGTCGGACGCGCGCTCCTGGGTGATCCGTCATGGGCGAAGAAAATCCGGGAGGGCAGGCCGGAGGAGATTCAAGCCTTTACTCCTGATGCAGCGGCAAAACTGTATTGA
- a CDS encoding MFS transporter: protein MNRNGSSVLHNRSFLRLWIARIFSTSAFQMLSVAIGWQMYALTDSAFQLGLVGLAQFLPMLLLTLPAGQTADRYDRRTIVYLCQLMESVVVLLLVLGSMQGWLGSLHLLIAAAILGACRTFEGPASAALVPDIVDREQLPKAAAWSASAMQTAMIVGPSLGGVLVVWGTAAAYIASLGALLVSTVLIFFVKTVHFVKKLDAVNMDTFLSGLRFVFARKIILGTISLDLFAVLLGGATALLPIFAEDILKTGSLGLGLLRSAPAVGAIVVSLILTRYSVERAIGKTLFASLVVFALATILFGVSHSFWLSLFALFLIGASDVVSVVIRSTLVQVNTPQEMQGRVNAVNSLFIGTSNQLGEFESGTMAGLVGAVPATVIGGLGTLVISFIWMYWLFPVLRTQKTYTAEKG, encoded by the coding sequence TTGAATCGAAACGGCTCGTCCGTGCTGCATAACCGCTCATTCCTGCGCCTGTGGATCGCGCGGATTTTCTCGACCAGCGCATTTCAAATGCTGTCTGTCGCCATCGGCTGGCAGATGTACGCGCTGACTGACAGCGCCTTCCAGCTTGGCCTCGTCGGCCTGGCACAATTCCTGCCTATGCTGCTGCTGACGCTGCCGGCCGGGCAGACCGCGGACCGCTACGACCGCCGGACTATCGTCTATCTCTGTCAGCTTATGGAAAGCGTTGTGGTCCTGCTGCTTGTCCTCGGCAGTATGCAAGGCTGGCTGGGCTCGCTTCATCTGCTGATCGCCGCTGCCATTCTGGGTGCATGCCGCACCTTCGAAGGGCCTGCCTCGGCAGCACTTGTGCCGGACATCGTGGACCGCGAGCAGCTGCCGAAGGCGGCAGCCTGGTCAGCCTCGGCGATGCAGACTGCAATGATCGTTGGCCCGTCACTCGGAGGCGTGCTCGTGGTCTGGGGTACCGCCGCTGCCTATATTGCATCGCTGGGCGCGCTCCTGGTATCGACGGTTCTGATCTTCTTCGTCAAGACTGTTCACTTCGTGAAGAAGCTGGACGCCGTCAACATGGACACCTTCCTCAGTGGGCTGCGGTTTGTATTTGCCCGAAAAATCATTCTCGGCACCATTTCGCTCGACCTGTTCGCCGTGCTGCTTGGCGGCGCAACTGCCCTGCTGCCGATCTTCGCCGAGGATATTCTGAAGACCGGCTCACTCGGTCTTGGTCTGCTCCGCTCAGCCCCGGCGGTCGGGGCGATCGTCGTCTCCCTGATCTTAACCCGGTATTCGGTGGAGAGAGCGATCGGCAAGACACTATTCGCCTCTCTCGTTGTGTTCGCCCTGGCGACAATCCTGTTCGGTGTGTCCCACAGCTTCTGGCTCTCGCTCTTCGCGTTGTTCCTCATCGGCGCTTCCGACGTCGTAAGTGTCGTAATCCGTTCGACGCTCGTTCAGGTCAACACGCCACAGGAGATGCAAGGCCGTGTCAACGCCGTCAACTCGCTGTTCATCGGCACCTCGAACCAGCTGGGCGAATTTGAGTCCGGCACGATGGCCGGTCTGGTCGGTGCCGTGCCTGCAACAGTTATCGGCGGGCTTGGTACCCTTGTCATCTCTTTTATCTGGATGTACTGGCTCTTCCCCGTCCTCCGGACCCAGAAGACGTATACGGCGGAGAAAGGGTAA
- a CDS encoding TrmB family transcriptional regulator — MIEALRKLGLSDLEARCYLALHGQSPSSGYEVSKQVSVSRSNVYAALRGLVEKGVCRAEEGEPVTFAAIPIGQVVKLLQSEFERTARLLESELTPLPDPPPFFSNWKGDQQVDLAVRRLAANARDQILVDLWAEDLHRVEESLLAAERRGTAVHLMVIGEAPTELKQVIIHSVPPGGPNKSRNFSMLLDKETAILGSFSRHAPASALESNHPAVLNVLDTSYFHDVVMMRIENDFARELEERYGKDYALIRREHPEMHPKN, encoded by the coding sequence ATGATTGAAGCTCTACGGAAACTCGGTTTGTCCGATCTCGAAGCCCGCTGCTATCTGGCGCTGCACGGTCAGTCGCCCTCCTCAGGCTACGAGGTCTCTAAGCAGGTATCCGTTTCACGCTCCAACGTGTATGCCGCACTGCGCGGCCTGGTGGAAAAAGGGGTCTGCCGCGCTGAAGAAGGTGAGCCGGTTACATTCGCGGCGATCCCGATTGGACAAGTTGTAAAACTGCTTCAATCCGAGTTCGAACGCACTGCCCGCTTACTGGAGAGTGAGCTGACCCCCCTGCCGGATCCGCCGCCTTTCTTCAGTAACTGGAAGGGAGATCAGCAAGTGGATCTGGCGGTCCGCCGCCTCGCCGCTAATGCCAGGGATCAGATTCTGGTCGATCTTTGGGCAGAGGACCTGCACCGGGTTGAGGAATCGCTGCTCGCAGCCGAACGCCGGGGAACCGCCGTTCACCTGATGGTCATCGGTGAAGCGCCGACGGAGCTTAAGCAGGTTATCATACATAGTGTGCCGCCCGGTGGTCCGAATAAATCACGGAACTTCTCCATGCTGCTGGACAAGGAGACGGCGATCCTCGGCAGCTTCAGCCGTCACGCACCGGCATCCGCGCTGGAGAGCAACCACCCGGCGGTGCTGAACGTGCTGGATACCTCGTACTTCCACGATGTGGTGATGATGCGGATCGAGAATGATTTTGCCAGGGAGCTGGAGGAACGGTACGGCAAGGATTACGCCCTGATCCGGCGCGAGCATCCTGAGATGCACCCGAAGAATTAG
- a CDS encoding TraX family protein, with translation MMQIIAMLTMLIDHIGYIFFPGEMGWRIVGRIAFPIYCYMLVQGHIHTSSRPRYLRRLLWIALLTQIPYNLALDPGGWNVVFTLLLSALVLFVLDKLPNPWYGIPVVILAFVLMDRLPLDYNAYGLLLVLIFRYVRSYWMILAHFLLNSFYLFYYGWTVQMLSIVPTLLIAGAPGFWRLLEQKRLPRWIWWSFYPLHLAALALVKILYFQEWVTIDWRSLFTI, from the coding sequence ATGATGCAGATTATTGCGATGCTGACCATGCTGATTGATCATATCGGCTATATTTTTTTCCCTGGCGAGATGGGCTGGAGGATTGTGGGCAGAATTGCTTTTCCAATCTACTGCTACATGCTCGTGCAAGGGCATATACATACATCATCGAGGCCGCGTTATCTGCGGCGGCTGCTCTGGATTGCGCTGTTAACGCAAATTCCCTATAATCTGGCTCTTGATCCGGGGGGCTGGAATGTCGTCTTTACCTTGCTGCTGTCGGCGCTGGTCCTGTTTGTTCTGGATAAGTTGCCCAATCCGTGGTACGGTATTCCTGTAGTGATTCTTGCTTTTGTCCTGATGGACCGGTTGCCGCTGGATTACAATGCTTACGGGTTGCTGCTGGTGCTGATCTTCCGTTACGTCCGTTCCTACTGGATGATTCTGGCCCATTTCCTGCTGAATAGCTTCTACCTGTTCTATTATGGGTGGACGGTGCAGATGCTAAGTATAGTTCCTACCCTTCTGATTGCGGGAGCTCCGGGATTCTGGCGTCTGCTGGAGCAGAAGCGGCTGCCACGCTGGATCTGGTGGTCCTTCTATCCATTACATCTGGCCGCGCTGGCTTTGGTGAAGATTCTGTATTTCCAGGAGTGGGTAACTATTGATTGGCGGAGTCTGTTTACAATATAA
- a CDS encoding copper amine oxidase N-terminal domain-containing protein: MKKMKARTKWLLPILALLLILAGCQSVAGFDVNKALLGDLDVKSSESSTTLSVNAVPAAGISAEDQKMVDLINSFSLNIGHVKLQDNGSISASGVVGYKQLSIPFTFFMDTTAVVFTAKGAKQPFYYPLEGYEESLGLKGFDQNKTTELSKLLTQFVVKNLPNPGAISIASVNESVYGEQLSLTKLHTEITGEELPALVKSFLKSISKDTEGFTAFISGLYDYLYPLLEANGIGASELSDLGLGDIPLEDKEGVVTVAHDAAKLAVDALLLVYDKQLDNLYSSTPELKTVLSKDTKLNVDLFVDNGFHVRKQNIDLNVALPASEDLPLQSISLKLGTQTWNVNGPVTADRISTEGALDMSSTNLTPGETLRSFEQGSDLYNLLKNDMGITSKSLVIAPDDDYYYPIVEGGTTYVPLRYLAEDLDAAVEWDGANRAIKVTDDVYGDQLVFKIGSDKVQINGATVKLPQPVFIDEYGDAYVPLRLLAEALHAKVETDEDGYIYIDRP, from the coding sequence ATGAAGAAAATGAAAGCAAGGACCAAGTGGTTGCTTCCGATTCTCGCATTGCTGCTGATTCTGGCAGGTTGCCAGTCGGTTGCAGGATTTGATGTCAACAAAGCGCTTCTGGGGGATCTGGATGTAAAATCTTCTGAATCCAGCACCACCTTGTCGGTGAATGCTGTGCCTGCTGCAGGAATTAGTGCAGAAGATCAGAAAATGGTGGACCTGATTAATTCCTTCTCCCTGAACATCGGCCATGTGAAGCTTCAGGACAATGGCAGCATTTCCGCGTCAGGTGTTGTTGGCTATAAGCAATTATCCATTCCTTTTACATTCTTTATGGATACTACTGCCGTTGTTTTTACAGCAAAAGGTGCGAAACAGCCTTTCTATTATCCGCTTGAAGGGTACGAGGAATCCCTTGGCCTTAAAGGGTTTGACCAGAACAAAACTACAGAGCTTTCCAAGCTGCTTACTCAGTTTGTAGTCAAAAATCTGCCGAATCCCGGCGCAATCAGCATAGCTTCTGTAAATGAATCTGTATATGGCGAACAACTGAGTTTGACTAAGCTGCATACGGAGATTACGGGAGAAGAATTGCCGGCATTGGTGAAAAGCTTCCTGAAATCCATTTCCAAGGATACCGAAGGGTTCACGGCATTCATTAGCGGTCTTTATGATTATCTGTATCCGCTTCTGGAAGCCAATGGTATCGGCGCAAGTGAGCTAAGCGATCTGGGACTGGGCGATATTCCCCTGGAAGATAAGGAAGGTGTAGTGACCGTAGCGCATGATGCGGCCAAATTGGCAGTAGATGCACTTTTGCTTGTCTATGACAAACAGCTGGATAATCTCTACTCCTCCACGCCTGAACTAAAAACTGTACTCAGCAAAGATACCAAGCTGAATGTGGATCTGTTTGTAGACAATGGGTTCCATGTCCGCAAGCAGAATATCGATCTGAATGTCGCATTGCCAGCGAGCGAGGACCTGCCGCTTCAGAGTATTTCACTCAAGCTGGGAACTCAGACCTGGAATGTGAACGGTCCGGTAACCGCTGACCGGATTTCTACTGAAGGCGCGCTGGATATGTCTTCAACCAACCTGACTCCGGGAGAAACGCTAAGAAGCTTTGAGCAAGGGTCTGATCTGTACAACCTGCTCAAGAATGATATGGGGATTACCTCGAAATCCCTGGTGATTGCCCCGGATGATGATTACTATTATCCGATTGTCGAAGGAGGCACAACCTATGTGCCGCTGCGGTATCTGGCTGAAGACCTTGATGCGGCAGTGGAATGGGATGGTGCTAACCGCGCGATCAAGGTTACCGATGATGTCTACGGTGACCAGCTGGTGTTCAAAATCGGGTCTGACAAGGTTCAGATAAACGGAGCTACAGTGAAGCTTCCGCAGCCGGTATTCATCGATGAATACGGAGATGCTTATGTGCCGCTTCGTCTGCTGGCAGAGGCGCTTCATGCCAAGGTCGAAACAGATGAGGATGGCTACATCTATATTGACCGTCCGTAA